The following coding sequences lie in one Rickettsia hoogstraalii genomic window:
- a CDS encoding HD domain-containing protein, producing the protein MKDIEYWEKNIEYWEKNFESCKYSHKLIKRLLFLNTQVKQPVDIREIKKGIYYARKYHGEQMRQSGDPYYSHPIAVTIMVAEFVAKEVPKLFTFRMLQAALLHDTIEDTKLTEEMISNIFDEEVARHVEGLTRIKPCGKISSEKSLILLIKQKRYDTALIKLFDRIHNLQTLEAKSPEKAHKIIKETLKSFLVLSEILEIPSVSELIYAECYKNNLKFNINSTFNKIVNFDSFPFSQNKLLP; encoded by the coding sequence ATGAAAGATATAGAATATTGGGAAAAAAATATAGAATATTGGGAAAAAAATTTTGAAAGTTGTAAATATTCACATAAATTAATCAAAAGGCTTTTATTTTTAAATACCCAAGTAAAACAACCTGTTGATATTAGAGAAATTAAAAAAGGTATTTATTATGCTCGTAAATATCATGGTGAGCAAATGCGTCAATCGGGTGATCCTTATTATTCTCATCCAATCGCAGTAACAATTATGGTAGCAGAATTTGTAGCGAAAGAAGTGCCTAAACTCTTTACTTTTAGAATGCTACAAGCTGCATTACTTCATGACACTATTGAAGATACTAAACTTACTGAAGAAATGATTAGTAACATTTTTGATGAAGAAGTAGCAAGGCATGTAGAAGGTCTAACTAGAATTAAACCTTGTGGAAAAATAAGTAGCGAGAAAAGTCTTATTTTATTAATTAAACAAAAAAGATACGATACTGCTCTTATAAAACTTTTTGATAGGATACATAATTTACAAACTTTAGAAGCAAAATCGCCTGAAAAAGCTCATAAAATAATTAAAGAGACATTAAAAAGCTTTTTAGTGTTAAGTGAAATACTTGAAATACCTTCAGTTTCAGAGCTTATATATGCTGAATGTTATAAAAATAATTTAAAGTTTAATATAAATTCTACTTTTAATAAAATTGTAAATTTCGATTCTTTTCCATTCTCTCAAAATAAGTTACTCCCATAA
- a CDS encoding MFS transporter, with protein MLGYEKEQRSLNKEQKQAVGLLSIGTFLEYFDLMLYVHMAVLLNNLFFPEYDPFTFSLLTAFSFCSTYLLRPIGALIFGYIGDHFGRKIVVVLTTLLMAITCMIIGSMPTYAQIGITASWVLTICRIIQGMSATAEARGAELYLTENSSPPIQYSLVAIITVFSAVGTTVALGIASIFTNQNIYQHESSWRIAFFVGATIAFVGTIARTSLKEAEAFSNKKNKLKLRLQENNIKLEEIDKDILDQQVPNATSIWYFFIQCARPPCFYFVYIYCADILKRECGFTPNQIINQNFWVSIIDLLGIIGLAFISYKIYPLKILKVKLYLFFTSLIFFPIMLNYNPTPLYIFIFQCLAALFVFDHVPAAPIFYKYFPVFKRFTYTSMLSAIAKLFTYIITSFGLVYITNYLGYWGLFLIFIPVGITFFMGVTYFERMEKNRNLQFY; from the coding sequence ATGTTAGGCTACGAAAAAGAACAAAGAAGTTTAAATAAAGAACAAAAACAAGCTGTCGGATTACTTTCTATAGGTACATTTCTAGAGTATTTTGACCTTATGCTTTATGTGCATATGGCGGTGCTTTTAAATAATTTATTTTTTCCGGAATATGATCCCTTCACTTTTTCGCTGCTTACTGCCTTTTCTTTCTGCTCTACCTACTTGTTAAGACCTATAGGAGCATTAATATTCGGATATATAGGCGATCATTTTGGACGTAAGATTGTAGTTGTTTTAACTACTCTATTAATGGCTATTACTTGTATGATTATAGGCAGTATGCCAACATATGCACAGATAGGTATAACAGCCTCTTGGGTTCTTACTATATGTCGTATAATTCAAGGTATGTCGGCAACTGCAGAAGCACGAGGTGCAGAGCTATATTTAACCGAAAATTCATCTCCTCCTATACAATATTCATTAGTAGCAATTATAACCGTATTTTCTGCCGTAGGCACGACAGTAGCACTAGGTATTGCATCAATTTTTACTAATCAAAATATTTATCAACATGAATCAAGTTGGCGTATAGCCTTTTTTGTTGGTGCAACTATTGCTTTTGTAGGTACTATTGCGAGGACTAGTTTAAAAGAAGCAGAGGCATTTTCAAATAAAAAAAATAAATTAAAACTAAGACTTCAAGAAAATAATATTAAGCTTGAAGAAATTGACAAAGATATTCTAGATCAACAAGTTCCAAACGCCACTTCTATTTGGTATTTCTTTATCCAATGTGCTAGACCTCCGTGTTTTTATTTCGTGTATATATATTGTGCTGATATATTAAAAAGAGAATGTGGTTTTACTCCGAATCAAATTATAAATCAAAATTTTTGGGTATCTATAATAGATTTACTCGGTATTATCGGTCTTGCATTTATTAGCTATAAAATCTATCCTTTAAAAATCTTAAAGGTAAAATTATATCTATTTTTTACCTCTCTCATTTTTTTTCCTATAATGTTAAATTATAACCCTACTCCTTTATATATTTTTATTTTTCAATGTTTAGCTGCATTATTCGTATTTGATCATGTACCGGCAGCTCCTATATTTTATAAATATTTTCCGGTTTTTAAGAGATTTACATATACTAGTATGCTAAGTGCAATAGCAAAATTATTTACTTATATTATAACGTCATTTGGTTTAGTTTATATTACCAATTATCTAGGATATTGGGGATTATTTTTAATTTTCATTCCGGTAGGTATAACTTTCTTTATGGGAGTAACTTATTTTGAGAGAATGGAAAAGAATCGAAATTTACAATTTTATTAA
- a CDS encoding HlyD family type I secretion periplasmic adaptor subunit — translation MQDLKHNKLQITPEQLKQLLSLREDSLNLKGQSSKRKALINTTLKKTSHTIEFLLVKLDRFVNFITKKTDKDRNNVAQAARSPILFGIYVIIFLVLIGGLWSALAPLDSGAVAVGIVMPSTNKKTIQHNEGGIINAIYVKQGDKVKEGDKLIELEETRIKSEHENILGQYRNFLATENRLIAERDNLEQIEFSDFLMQDINLPEVAKIIHTQENLFRSRKEVYNSEKDALHQNIAQLEKKIEGLEAKKVAASKTAEVYQDRLKALRTLKEKGFVQKAALLDQEAKVAASKSDVATTEAEIAGIRHAITETQIKIINQQNKYTERTLTELREAQVQTASLKEKYNSLTDSLNRVIIRSPVDGIVNNLKYHTIGGVISHGQPIMEISPINDPLIIEAKVSQKNIDSVHEGLVAKIRFSAFKSRTTPTFTGKVVSISPDIVQDERQHPGQQQDNYYVARVEIDMDEFDKVAKVKNLELHPGMQAEVQIVTGTRTLLRYLLDPVTDTAFKAFREK, via the coding sequence ATGCAGGACTTAAAACACAATAAACTTCAAATTACTCCGGAACAATTGAAACAATTATTGTCCTTACGCGAAGACTCATTAAACCTTAAAGGTCAAAGCTCTAAACGTAAAGCTTTAATAAATACTACATTAAAGAAAACCTCTCATACTATAGAATTCTTATTAGTAAAACTTGATAGGTTTGTTAATTTTATTACCAAGAAAACTGATAAAGATCGTAATAACGTAGCCCAGGCTGCAAGGTCACCTATACTTTTCGGTATTTATGTTATTATCTTTTTAGTATTAATAGGCGGATTATGGTCGGCTCTTGCTCCACTTGATAGCGGTGCTGTAGCTGTCGGTATCGTAATGCCAAGCACAAATAAAAAAACGATTCAACATAATGAAGGTGGAATAATCAATGCTATTTACGTTAAGCAAGGTGATAAAGTCAAAGAAGGCGATAAGTTAATAGAGCTTGAAGAAACTAGAATAAAAAGCGAACATGAAAATATTCTTGGTCAGTACCGTAATTTTTTAGCAACTGAAAATCGTTTAATTGCCGAACGTGATAATTTAGAACAAATCGAATTCTCTGATTTTCTAATGCAGGATATAAATTTACCGGAAGTAGCTAAAATAATTCATACACAGGAAAATTTATTTAGATCTAGAAAAGAAGTATATAACTCAGAGAAAGATGCATTACATCAAAATATTGCTCAACTTGAGAAAAAAATTGAAGGTTTAGAAGCAAAAAAAGTTGCCGCTTCCAAAACTGCTGAAGTTTATCAAGACCGTTTAAAAGCTTTAAGAACGTTAAAAGAAAAAGGCTTTGTACAAAAAGCAGCTTTATTAGATCAAGAGGCAAAAGTTGCCGCTTCAAAAAGCGATGTTGCAACAACTGAAGCCGAAATAGCAGGGATACGCCATGCTATTACCGAAACTCAAATTAAAATTATAAATCAACAAAATAAATACACTGAACGGACTTTAACAGAGCTTCGTGAAGCTCAAGTACAAACAGCATCTCTTAAAGAAAAATATAATTCCCTGACGGATTCACTTAATCGTGTGATAATCAGATCACCTGTTGACGGTATAGTTAATAATTTAAAATATCATACAATAGGCGGTGTTATAAGTCACGGACAACCTATTATGGAAATTTCGCCAATTAATGACCCATTAATAATAGAAGCAAAGGTATCTCAAAAAAACATTGACTCAGTACATGAGGGATTAGTTGCAAAAATACGTTTCAGTGCATTTAAATCAAGAACAACTCCAACATTTACCGGTAAAGTAGTAAGCATATCTCCCGATATAGTACAAGATGAAAGACAACATCCGGGACAACAGCAAGATAATTATTATGTTGCAAGAGTTGAAATCGATATGGATGAATTTGATAAAGTTGCTAAAGTTAAAAATTTGGAATTACACCCTGGTATGCAAGCTGAGGTACAAATCGTAACCGGTACTAGAACACTACTTAGATATTTACTTGATCCCGTTACTGATACTGCATTTAAAGCTTTCAGAGAAAAATAG
- a CDS encoding type I secretion system permease/ATPase, with product MDNKNNNLNKKNPLVIALGECRTAFWIVFWFAFVINLLMLITPLYSLQVLDRVLGSGNLQTLLFLSIIIAYIYFVYGLLQIARSFTLIKVGEWLDRTVAPVIFASSISAAATRANMGSSQLLRDFQAVKTFLTSTGINTLFDAPWSLIYIAVIFSIHPYIGLITVFGAIIIVSTAFFNAAATNKTLGEATEFSIKGMTQADIANRNAEAIEAMGMMKNVTKNWHKFNILALDKQSVASYRNGVISNFSRFIRNIMQMAVTGVGAYIVVKSHSADMTPGNMIMSSIIVGRALAPFDNAIDLWKSMSGAIKSYKNINNLFNTYSSRDEAMPIPNVDGHLTVENIYYAHPIPKHLPQPPVPKYILKGVSFAVQPGEVLAIIGPSATGKSTLAKIIVGVWKESSGSVRLDSAEIYRWNREDFGRHVGYLPQGIELFSGSIKQNIARMEEDADPQKVIEAAKIAGAHEMILRFPDGYDSDIGPAGSNLSGGQKQRIGLARAFYGNPKLIILDEPNANLDEAGEVALASALKQAKLKGIAVLVISHRPSVLSVVDKILILQDGAVAVYGTEEEIQKHFKTLKSGTIHINN from the coding sequence ATGGATAATAAAAATAATAATCTAAATAAAAAAAACCCGCTAGTAATAGCATTAGGCGAATGTAGAACAGCTTTTTGGATAGTCTTTTGGTTTGCTTTTGTAATCAACTTACTAATGTTAATTACTCCTCTTTACTCACTACAAGTTCTTGATAGAGTACTTGGAAGCGGTAATCTACAAACATTATTATTTTTATCGATAATAATCGCATATATCTATTTTGTTTACGGATTATTACAAATTGCTCGTTCTTTTACACTTATAAAGGTAGGAGAATGGCTTGATAGAACAGTAGCTCCCGTAATTTTTGCTTCTTCAATTTCTGCAGCTGCAACACGAGCAAATATGGGTTCTAGCCAATTATTACGTGATTTTCAAGCCGTCAAAACATTCCTAACAAGTACTGGAATTAATACTTTATTCGATGCCCCTTGGAGCCTTATCTATATTGCCGTTATTTTCTCAATTCATCCATATATCGGTCTTATTACCGTTTTTGGTGCAATTATCATAGTTTCAACCGCTTTCTTTAACGCTGCTGCTACTAATAAAACGCTCGGTGAAGCTACCGAATTTTCGATAAAAGGTATGACACAAGCCGATATTGCAAACAGAAATGCAGAAGCAATTGAAGCAATGGGAATGATGAAGAATGTTACAAAAAATTGGCATAAATTTAACATATTAGCACTTGATAAACAATCAGTTGCTAGCTATCGTAACGGTGTTATTTCTAACTTTTCAAGGTTTATCCGTAACATAATGCAAATGGCTGTTACCGGAGTCGGTGCTTACATTGTTGTAAAATCTCACAGTGCAGATATGACTCCCGGTAATATGATTATGAGTTCTATCATAGTCGGTAGAGCTCTTGCTCCTTTCGATAATGCTATTGATTTATGGAAAAGTATGAGCGGTGCTATTAAATCATACAAAAACATTAATAATTTATTTAACACTTATTCTTCTAGAGATGAAGCGATGCCAATTCCGAACGTTGATGGTCATCTTACTGTTGAAAATATTTATTATGCTCATCCTATACCGAAACATTTACCACAACCTCCCGTACCAAAATATATCTTAAAAGGCGTTAGTTTTGCAGTACAACCGGGCGAAGTTTTAGCAATTATCGGTCCTTCGGCTACAGGAAAATCAACTTTAGCTAAAATCATAGTCGGGGTATGGAAAGAATCATCAGGTTCCGTACGTTTAGATAGTGCTGAAATTTATCGTTGGAATAGAGAAGATTTTGGTAGACATGTTGGTTATCTTCCTCAAGGAATAGAACTTTTTAGCGGTAGTATTAAACAAAATATAGCTAGAATGGAAGAAGATGCCGATCCGCAAAAAGTTATTGAAGCAGCTAAAATAGCCGGAGCTCATGAAATGATATTAAGATTTCCTGACGGTTATGATTCTGATATCGGTCCTGCAGGCTCTAATCTATCAGGTGGTCAAAAACAACGTATCGGGCTTGCTAGGGCTTTTTACGGCAATCCAAAACTCATCATTTTAGATGAGCCTAATGCTAATTTAGATGAGGCAGGTGAAGTCGCGCTTGCAAGTGCCTTAAAACAAGCAAAACTTAAAGGAATAGCAGTTCTTGTAATTTCACATAGACCATCCGTATTATCCGTTGTTGATAAAATTCTAATATTACAGGATGGAGCCGTTGCAGTTTACGGAACGGAAGAAGAGATTCAAAAACACTTTAAAACTTTAAAAAGCGGCACAATTCATATTAATAACTAA
- the asd gene encoding aspartate-semialdehyde dehydrogenase — translation MTKKYNIAVIGATGNVGRETLNILAERNFPVNKIYAIASDNSIGREISYGEKILKISNLTNLNFDDIDIAFFCAGSEVSKEFVPRATASNCVVIDKSSLFRVDNQVPLIVPEVNLSTLKEFNTKNIIANPNCIVIPLAVALKPLDNEIKIKRVVISTYQSVSGAGKAGMDELYDQTKSKYVFGENDPKKFPKQIAFNLFPHIGDLNTDGYTSEEAKIAFELNKIMGNHFKASVTSVRVPVFIGHSISVNIESNDKMDANIAEEILQDADGIVTISNNNDLAYISPVEVVGEDAVYVSRIRNDVSRDNTINLWITCDNLRKGAALNSVQIAEELINNYL, via the coding sequence ATGACTAAAAAATACAATATTGCAGTAATCGGAGCTACAGGAAATGTAGGGCGTGAAACTCTAAATATTCTAGCTGAGCGTAATTTTCCCGTTAATAAAATTTATGCTATAGCTTCAGATAACTCTATCGGACGAGAAATAAGTTATGGAGAAAAAATACTGAAAATCAGTAATTTAACTAATTTAAATTTTGATGATATCGATATTGCTTTTTTTTGTGCAGGTTCAGAAGTTTCAAAAGAATTTGTACCTAGAGCTACTGCTAGTAATTGTGTAGTTATCGACAAATCCTCACTTTTTAGAGTTGACAATCAAGTACCGTTAATTGTACCTGAGGTTAATTTATCAACACTTAAAGAGTTTAATACTAAAAATATCATAGCTAACCCTAACTGTATAGTAATTCCGCTTGCAGTAGCATTAAAACCGCTAGATAATGAAATAAAGATTAAAAGAGTAGTGATATCTACTTATCAATCAGTATCAGGAGCAGGTAAAGCAGGAATGGACGAACTCTACGACCAAACAAAATCTAAATATGTTTTTGGAGAGAATGATCCTAAGAAATTTCCAAAACAGATTGCATTTAATCTTTTTCCTCATATAGGTGATTTAAATACAGACGGCTATACAAGTGAAGAAGCAAAAATTGCTTTTGAACTAAACAAAATTATGGGCAATCACTTTAAAGCTAGTGTTACTTCCGTGCGAGTACCGGTATTTATCGGTCATTCTATATCGGTTAACATAGAATCTAACGACAAAATGGACGCTAACATCGCTGAAGAAATATTACAAGATGCCGATGGAATTGTTACAATTTCTAATAATAATGACCTTGCTTATATCTCGCCCGTTGAAGTGGTAGGCGAAGATGCCGTATATGTCTCCCGCATTAGAAATGACGTAAGTAGAGATAACACGATAAATCTATGGATTACATGTGATAACTTACGTAAAGGAGCAGCTTTAAACAGTGTCCAAATTGCTGAAGAACTAATTAATAATTATTTATAA
- a CDS encoding HIT domain-containing protein, whose protein sequence is MYNKENVFAKIIDKNLPAKIIYEDEQILAFKDIAPVAPVHIIVIPKNEYIDYSDFISKAQIDEIKHFFAKISDIANEAGLDKDGYRLITNKGEKSGQTIFHFHFHIIGGEKLIGLINK, encoded by the coding sequence ATGTATAACAAAGAAAATGTTTTTGCAAAAATTATAGATAAAAATCTTCCGGCAAAAATAATTTATGAAGACGAACAAATTTTAGCATTTAAAGATATAGCACCCGTAGCACCTGTACATATTATCGTTATACCTAAAAACGAATATATAGATTATTCGGATTTTATCTCTAAAGCTCAAATAGACGAAATAAAACATTTTTTTGCTAAAATTTCTGATATAGCAAATGAAGCGGGTTTAGATAAAGACGGCTATCGTTTAATAACTAATAAAGGCGAAAAATCGGGACAAACCATTTTTCATTTTCACTTCCATATTATCGGAGGCGAAAAACTCATCGGATTAATAAATAAATGA
- the hslV gene encoding ATP-dependent protease subunit HslV has protein sequence MSDNLALHGTTILCLKKNEEIIIAADGQVSHGNTVLKSTARKLRTIANNKIIAGFAGSTADGLALFEKLEVKIEQYKHNLLRSAVELAKDWRNDKYLRRLEAMMIVADRSHILILTGNGDVVEPENNVAAIGSGGLFALSAARALMSYENNLTAEEIALKSMNIAADLCVFSNHNIIMEKVV, from the coding sequence ATGTCAGATAATTTAGCCTTACACGGCACAACAATACTTTGTTTAAAAAAGAACGAAGAAATAATTATAGCAGCAGATGGACAAGTCTCGCATGGTAATACCGTACTAAAATCTACAGCACGAAAACTTCGGACTATAGCAAATAATAAAATTATTGCCGGTTTTGCGGGTTCTACGGCTGACGGTCTTGCGTTATTTGAAAAACTTGAAGTAAAGATAGAGCAATATAAGCATAATTTACTTAGAAGTGCAGTTGAGCTTGCAAAAGATTGGCGTAACGATAAATATTTGAGACGTTTGGAAGCAATGATGATTGTTGCCGATCGTAGTCATATATTAATTTTAACCGGTAACGGTGATGTCGTAGAGCCTGAAAATAATGTTGCAGCAATAGGTTCAGGCGGTTTATTTGCACTATCTGCCGCTCGTGCTTTAATGTCTTACGAGAACAATTTAACTGCTGAAGAAATTGCTTTAAAATCTATGAATATAGCTGCAGATTTGTGTGTATTTTCTAATCATAATATTATAATGGAAAAAGTTGTATGA
- the hslU gene encoding ATP-dependent protease ATPase subunit HslU, with amino-acid sequence MKATKTTYKKDPMGLTPSQIVNELNRFIVGQEKAKKAVAIALRNRCRRKRVEGNLRNEIVPKNILMIGSTGVGKTEIARRLAKLTNSPFYKIEATKFTEVGYVGRDVESIIRDLVEIAVNTEKTLAKMEVDINAREKAIERILDSLVGKTSSSETREKFKEKILNGELDDTEIEISVADTTPVGGGSFEIPGMPGASMGVLNLGDMIGRALGSSKTKTKKMLVKDAMAIIIPEESEKLIDQEKIIQQAINLAENDGIVFIDEIDKIASTGSSGAKNAEISREGVQRDLLPLIEGTTVNTKYGPVKTDHILFIASGAFHIAKPSDLLPELQGRLPIRVELNSLTKDDMIKILLEPETSLIKQYSALIGTEDVHLEFTDSAIEKIADYAITVNLEVEDIGARRLHTILENLLEDISFEASEMKGKKITIDDKFVENQLSKIITNLDLAKFVL; translated from the coding sequence ATGAAAGCTACTAAAACTACTTATAAAAAAGACCCTATGGGGCTTACCCCTTCTCAAATAGTTAATGAACTTAATAGATTTATCGTAGGTCAAGAAAAGGCCAAAAAAGCTGTTGCTATTGCACTTAGAAATCGCTGTCGTCGTAAAAGAGTAGAAGGTAATTTACGTAATGAAATAGTACCGAAAAATATTTTAATGATCGGTTCAACCGGTGTCGGGAAAACGGAAATAGCAAGACGCCTTGCAAAGCTGACTAATTCTCCTTTCTATAAAATTGAAGCAACTAAATTTACCGAAGTCGGATATGTAGGGCGTGATGTAGAATCAATAATTCGTGATTTAGTCGAAATAGCCGTTAATACTGAAAAAACTTTAGCAAAAATGGAAGTAGATATTAATGCACGTGAAAAAGCGATAGAGAGAATATTAGATAGTTTAGTAGGTAAAACTTCTAGTAGTGAGACTAGAGAAAAGTTCAAAGAAAAAATTTTAAACGGTGAACTTGATGATACGGAAATCGAAATTAGCGTAGCTGATACTACACCTGTCGGTGGTGGAAGTTTTGAAATACCAGGCATGCCGGGAGCATCTATGGGCGTTCTTAACCTTGGCGATATGATTGGACGAGCCCTTGGCAGCAGTAAGACTAAAACAAAAAAAATGCTAGTTAAAGATGCTATGGCTATTATTATACCTGAGGAATCAGAAAAATTAATAGACCAAGAAAAAATTATTCAGCAAGCTATAAATTTAGCTGAAAATGATGGGATAGTTTTTATTGACGAAATTGATAAAATAGCTTCGACCGGTAGTTCCGGAGCAAAAAATGCCGAAATAAGTAGAGAGGGTGTACAAAGAGATTTGCTACCTTTGATAGAAGGAACAACGGTTAATACTAAATATGGACCGGTTAAAACCGATCATATATTATTTATTGCTTCCGGTGCTTTCCATATTGCTAAACCTTCTGATTTATTACCGGAGTTACAAGGAAGGTTACCGATTAGAGTAGAATTAAATTCGCTCACCAAAGATGATATGATTAAAATATTGCTTGAGCCTGAAACTAGTTTAATAAAGCAATATTCGGCGTTAATAGGTACTGAAGACGTGCATCTTGAATTTACGGATTCTGCTATTGAGAAGATAGCGGATTATGCGATCACCGTTAATTTAGAAGTCGAAGATATAGGGGCTAGAAGGCTGCATACTATACTTGAGAATTTGCTTGAGGATATAAGCTTTGAAGCTAGCGAAATGAAAGGCAAAAAAATAACTATCGATGATAAATTCGTAGAAAATCAATTATCAAAAATAATAACTAATCTTGACTTAGCTAAGTTTGTTCTATAG
- the lpxB gene encoding lipid-A-disaccharide synthase yields the protein MTKIYFIAGETSGDFIGGRIIQHLKDNIEIKCIGVGGKYMEEAGSFKSLFPITSINLMGFVEILPHIFKLKKLIDKTVEDIINSKADLLITIDSPGFTYRVAKRVRKLLPKLKMIHIVAPSVWAYKEGRAVKYAKIYDCLFALLPFEPPYFTKVGLDCRYIGHPIMEQEFYSDKIALREEFKIDEKERVLCVTLGSRKGEILKHLPVFISSIEEIFKSCNNLKVIFTLANPAHEAIIKPFLEDVKFNYLFSSERLKTYAVADAALAKSGTNTLEIAASGTPMIVAYKVNLISFFIIRLLIKIKYVTLINIIAGSEIIPEFIQFNCRASLMSNKLQELLFNSKKASEQVIESQKILQQLGFKSKRLQLKSESFRHDEFKGKLAKRTKVREHRLSLENSLVSSDRDDAIPSYIAAEIIKQEFLEPKIKLLKEKN from the coding sequence ATGACAAAAATTTACTTTATAGCCGGCGAGACGTCAGGGGACTTTATCGGTGGACGCATAATTCAGCATTTAAAAGATAATATAGAAATAAAATGTATAGGTGTTGGTGGTAAATATATGGAAGAGGCTGGCAGTTTTAAAAGCTTATTTCCTATTACTTCCATAAATTTAATGGGTTTTGTAGAGATTTTGCCTCATATTTTTAAGCTTAAAAAATTAATTGATAAAACTGTGGAGGATATAATAAATAGCAAAGCTGATTTATTAATTACCATAGATTCACCAGGGTTTACTTATCGTGTGGCAAAGCGAGTAAGAAAACTTTTACCAAAGCTGAAAATGATTCATATCGTTGCACCGTCAGTTTGGGCATATAAAGAGGGTAGGGCAGTAAAATACGCTAAAATTTATGATTGTTTATTTGCTTTACTACCGTTTGAACCTCCATATTTTACTAAAGTCGGTCTTGACTGTAGATATATAGGTCATCCGATTATGGAGCAAGAGTTTTATAGTGATAAAATAGCTTTACGTGAAGAGTTTAAAATAGATGAGAAAGAGAGAGTTTTATGTGTTACTCTTGGAAGCAGAAAAGGAGAGATTCTAAAGCATTTACCGGTTTTTATTTCTTCTATTGAAGAAATATTCAAGAGTTGTAATAATCTTAAAGTTATATTTACTCTTGCAAATCCTGCTCATGAGGCAATAATAAAGCCGTTTTTAGAAGATGTTAAGTTTAATTATTTATTTTCAAGTGAGAGACTTAAAACTTATGCTGTTGCGGATGCAGCTTTAGCAAAATCCGGTACTAATACTTTAGAGATAGCAGCTTCCGGTACTCCTATGATTGTGGCTTATAAAGTTAATCTTATAAGCTTTTTTATTATCAGGCTATTGATAAAAATAAAATATGTTACGTTGATAAATATTATAGCAGGTAGCGAAATAATTCCGGAATTTATCCAATTTAATTGCCGAGCTAGTCTTATGAGTAATAAGCTTCAAGAGTTATTATTTAATTCTAAAAAAGCGTCTGAGCAGGTAATAGAAAGCCAAAAAATTTTGCAGCAATTAGGATTTAAATCAAAACGATTACAGCTAAAATCAGAAAGCTTTAGACACGATGAATTTAAAGGCAAGCTAGCTAAGCGTACAAAAGTACGTGAACACAGGCTTAGCTTGGAAAATTCGCTTGTATCAAGTGATCGAGATGATGCTATACCTTCTTATATAGCTGCAGAAATTATTAAACAGGAGTTCTTAGAACCTAAAATAAAGTTGTTAAAAGAGAAAAATTAG